The proteins below are encoded in one region of Telopea speciosissima isolate NSW1024214 ecotype Mountain lineage chromosome 10, Tspe_v1, whole genome shotgun sequence:
- the LOC122642712 gene encoding disease resistance protein L6-like isoform X6 — protein MYTFRFVGGFLILLLVKKLFDKRTASSAKGKNEASSSSSSATQEQDSSSLEFPSSGWGYEVFLSFRGEDTRTNFTDHLYNALLNLGIHTFRDNEKLRIGEKISPALRAAIHQSKIAIPIFSENYASSKWCLHELAEIVACRELRGVRQITVMPTFYHVDPSDVRNQTGSYEKAFRNYEKKFDQETVKGWKKALREVGELKGWDLEKIADGHEGKLIKLIVKEVWNELRKSPLTVSNNLVGINSHVEEMMKLLNIGSIDTQIVGIHGLGGIGKTTIARCVYNTIYHHFEGCSFIANARETFQQRGLVHLQSQLVMNILNIGNPNISSVDQGIDVIRRRLSNKKVLIVLDDVDGNIDLNAIIGNHDWFGFGSRIIITTRDKHILDVHAVDETYEPNEMNSNQSLQLFIKHAFKMDQPSEHYLKLSKEVVKTTGGLPLALEVIGSFLFHRGESAWKDTVKKLTKIPNDEVQKKLRISYDGLNYEEKEMFLDIACFFIGMNKNIVCYIWHGCDFFPEAGIEDLLLKSLVKIDENNELRMHDQLQDLGREIVRQENFKELGERSRLWSHEEALEVLSTQMGTRKVEGLRIVLNSWGNSQCLMSEGFAAMTKLRLLHVDYAKVAGNFVHSFSELRWLSWKRCPIEFTPTNPRKLAVLDLSYSDITESWMGWNHIKVAETLKVLNLSGCNELSQTPDFSANLHLEVLILEDCKQLATIDTSIGHLKKLVILNTKGCQSLTYLPTSICELSSLKTLDISHTRISQLPETLGRLEALTGLHADYSEVRLPNSIGHLRNLKTLSAQYCNIQQGGILDVIGRLSSLELLRLGGNRFHSLPATVSRLSLLQTLSLAPCTELQSLPELPSSLKSLDASSCALKSLPSLSNLTNLEVLCLNNCENLMEIPTAINALTRLESLSLIGCDNLQYIQHLPSGLTSLNADYCGNVREVSAFLDMRNLVKLCLSHCSRLAKIESLEGLDSLQQLNINYCGSLRKLPKLRGSKKLSYLEFGNVGLSEIEGLEGMYSLEKFIIKGCHLLIKIPNLSDSKLVVYIKIQYCRKLSEIESLEGLDSLEELSISSCPSLRKIKLPKKLRVLKINSCEELAEIEGLEDLESLTRFEFGICESIIRLPDLLHLKTLKHLHMRGLRNTMPLEIGCLEGLELLEELKISGGPLLKILPDISTLKNLKHMELKRCDCMESLSDLSNLNKLNQLWIEYCGKLTEIPRVDRLESLEVLRVVSCKSMESLPDLSNLKKLRQLHIKDCEKLTEIQGVGRLESLEELNVRGCISIETLPCLSKLKNLKTLSAVDCKKLTEVQGADELESLEELNVRGCVSIETLPCLSNLKKLKILSVANCKKLTEIQGVDKLESLEELNVSGCISIETIPCLSKLKNLKILSAVDCLKS, from the exons atgtATACGTTTCGGTTTGTTGGGGGATTTCTCATCCTtcttcttgtaaagaaactctTCGACAAAAGAACTGCTTCTTCTGCAAAGGGAAAGAAcgaagcatcatcatcatcatcatctgccACACAAGAGCAGGATTCCTCTTCTTTAGAGTTCCCCTCTTCTGGGTGGGGTTACGAGGTGTTCTTGAGCTTTAGAGGTGAAGACACTCGAACCAACTTCACAGACCACCTCTACAACGCTCTACTCAATCTTGGAATCCACACGTTCAGAGACAATGAAAAACTCCGAATTGGAGAAAAGATAAGTCCGGCACTTCGCGCTGCGATCCACCAGTCCAAAATTGCCATACCCATCTTCTCAGAAAACTATGCTTCCAGCAAATGGTGTCTTCATGAGCTTGCCGAGATCGTGGCGTGCAGGGAACTGAGGGGCGTACGACAAATAACTGTGATGCCCACTTTCTATCATGTAGATCCATCGGATGTTCGAAACCAGACTGGAAGCTATGAGAAGGCTTTTCGAAACTATGAGAAGAAATTCGATCAGGAGACTGTAAAGGGGTGGAAGAAAGCTCTGAGAGAAGTTGGTGAATTGAAAGGATGGGATCTGGAGAAGATTGCTGATGG GCATGAAGGGAAGTTAATAAAGTTAATTGTTAAAGAGGTTTGGAATGAATTGAGAAAGAGCCCCTTGACTGTTTCTAACAACTTGGTTGGAATCAATTCTCATGTAGAAGAAATGATGAAGTTGCTAAACATTGGCTCTATTGATACACAGATTGTGGGTATCCATGGCTTAGGTGGCATTGGTAAGACAACAATTGCCAGGTGTGTTTACAATACAATCTATCATCACTTTGAAGGATGTAGCTTTATAGCAAATGCTCGAGAAACTTTCCAACAAAGGGGACTTGTCCATTTGCAAAGTCAACTTGTCATGAATATCTTGAACATAGGGAATCCAAACATTTCTAGTGTTGATCAAGGAATTGATGTGATAAGGCGAAGATTATCTAATAAGAAAGTTCTTATTGTTCTTGATGATGTAGATGGAAATATTGATTTAAATGCAATAATCGGGAACCatgattggtttggttttggaagTAGGATTATTATTACAACCAGGGACAAGCATATCTTAGATGTTCATGCAGTAGATGAAACCTACGAGCCCAATGAAATGAATTCAAACCAATCTCTTCAACTTTTCATCAAACATGCCTTCAAAATGGACCAACCTTCAGAACATTATTTGAAGCTCTCAAAAGAAGTGGTGAAAACTACTGGAGGACTTCctttggcacttgaggttaTAGGTTCATTTTTATTTCACAGAGGAGAATCAGCATGGAAAGACACGGTGAAGAAGTTGACAAAAATTCCAAATGATGAAGTGCAAAAGAAGTTGAGAATAAGTTATGATGGATTAAATTATGAGGAGAAAGAGATGTTTCTTGATATTGCTTGTTTTTTCATTGGAATGAATAAGAATATTGTGTGTTACATATGGCATGGCTGTGATTTTTTCCCTGAAGCAGGAATTGAGGATCTTCTCCTAAAGTCATTGGTTAAGATCGATGAAAACAATGAGTTAAGGATGCATGATCAACTTCAAGATCTCGGAAGGGAAATTGTTCGTCAAGAAAACTTTAAGGAGCTTGGGGAACGTAGTAGGTTGTGGTCGCATGAGGAGGCATTGGAAGTATTGAGTACTCAAATG GGAACTAGGAAAGTTGAAGGACTCCGTATTGTCTTAAACTCCTGGGGAAATAGCCAATGTTTGATGAGTGAAGGATTTGCTGCAATGACTAAACTAAGGTTACTTCATGTCGATTATGCCAAGGTTGCTGGAAACTTTGTGCATTCTTTTTCAGAACTTAGATGGCTTAGTTGGAAAAGATGCCCTATagaattcacaccaaccaatccaAGGAAATTGGCTGTTCTTGATCTGTCATATAGTGACATCACAGAAAGCTGGATGGGTTGGAACCATATCAAG GTGGCAGAAACTCTAAAAGTTCTAAACCTCAGTGGGTGTAATGAACTATCCCAAACTCCTGACTTTTCAGCAAATCTACATTTGGAGGTATTGATTCTTGAAGACTGTAAACAATTGGCTACAATTGACACATCTATCGGTCATCTTAAGAAGTTAGTCATATTGAACACGAAGGGTTGCCAGAGTCTAACGTATCTCCCAACCAGCATTTGTGAGTTGAGTTCTCTCAAAACACTTGACATTAGTCATACAAGAATCAGCCAGTTGCCAGAAACATTGGGCCGCTTGGAGGCCTTAACAGGGCTTCACGCTGACTATTCTGAAGTACGGCTGCCTAATTCAATAGGTCATCTGAGAAACCTCAAGACCTTAAGTGCTCAATATTGTAATATCCAGCAAGGAGGGATTCTTGATGTTATTGGGAGACTATCCTCATTGGAACTCTTGAGGTTAGGGGGAAACCGATTTCATAGCCTACCAGCAACAGTTTCTAGACTTTCTTTGCTCCAAACACTTTCTTTAGCGCCGTGTACGGAACTTCAATCACTCCCAGAGCTTCCTTCTAGTTTGAAATCTTTAGATGCTTCGAGTTGTGCATTGAAATCACTCCCAAGTCTGTCAAATCTGACAAATTTAGAGGTATTGTGCCTTAATAACTGTGAGAATCTGATGGAGATACCAACTGCAATCAATGCTCTTACAAGGCTGGAGTCACTCAGTTTAATAGGATGCGATAATCTTCAATACATCCAACATCTTCCCTCAGGTCTGACAAGCTTAAATGCTGATTACTGTGGAAATGTGAGAGAAGTATCCGCTTTCTTGGACATGAGAAATTTAGTGAAATTATGTCTTAGTCATTGCTCTAGGCTAGCAAAAATTGAAAGCCTTGAGGGATTAGATTCCCTGCAGCAGTTGAACATAAATTACTGTGGATCATTGAGAAAATTGCCAAAACTTCGGGGTTCGAAAAAATTGAGCTACTTAGAGTTTGGGAATGTAGGCTTATCTGAGATTGAAGGCCTTGAGGGAATGTACTCCCTGGAAAAGTTTATTATCAAGGGGTGccatttattaataaaaattccaaatttGTCAGACTCAAAACTTGTTGTGTACATAAAAATCCAATATTGTCGGAAGTTATCTGAGATTGAGAGCCTTGAGGGATTGGACTCCCTGGAGGAACTGTCTATATCATCTTGCCCATCATTGAGAAAGATAAAACTTCCCAAAAAACTGAGGGTATTAAAAATTAATTCATGTGAGGAGTTAGCTGAGATTGAGGGTCTTGAAGATTTGGAATCTTTGACAAGATTTGAGTTCGGTATCTGTGAATCAATCATAAGATTACCAGACTTATTGCACTTGAAGACGTTGAAGCATTTACATATGCGTGGCCTCAGAAACACAATGCCACTAGAGATTGGTTGCCTTGAGGGATTGGAGTTATTGGAAGAATTAAAAATTAGTGGAGGCCCATTATTGAAAATATTACCGGATATCTCAACCTTGAAGAACCTGAAACATATGGAACTTAAAAGGTGTGATTGCATGGAAAGCTTATCTGATCTATCAAACTTAAACAAGTTAAACCAACTATGGATTGAGTATTGTGGGAAATTAACCGAGATCCCAAGGGTTGACAGATTGGAGTCCTTGGAAGTATTACGAGTGGTTAGTTGCAAATCAATGGAATCATTACCAGATTTGTCCAACTTAAAAAAACTACGGCAATTACACATCAAAGATTGTGAGAAGTTAACTGAGATTCAGGGAGTTGGTAGGTTGGAATCATTAGAAGAGTTGAATGTTCGTGGGTGCATTTCTATTGAAACATTACCATGTCTATCAAagttgaagaacttgaagactCTATCAGCTGTCGACTGCAAGAAGTTAACCGAGGTCCAAGGTGCAGACGAATTGGAATCCTTAGAGGAGTTGAATGTTCGTGGGTGCGTTTCTATTGAAACATTACCATGTCTGTCAAACTTAAAGAAGTTGAAGATTCTATCAGTTGCCAACTGCAAGAAGTTAACCGAGATTCAAG GTGTGGACAAATTGGAATCCTTAGAGGAGTTGAATGTTAGTGGGTGCATTTCTATTGAAACAATACCATGTCTGTCAaaattgaagaacttgaagattCTATCAGCTGTCGACTGCTTGAAGTCATGA
- the LOC122642712 gene encoding disease resistance protein L6-like isoform X2 has protein sequence MYTFRFVGGFLILLLVKKLFDKRTASSAKGKNEASSSSSSATQEQDSSSLEFPSSGWGYEVFLSFRGEDTRTNFTDHLYNALLNLGIHTFRDNEKLRIGEKISPALRAAIHQSKIAIPIFSENYASSKWCLHELAEIVACRELRGVRQITVMPTFYHVDPSDVRNQTGSYEKAFRNYEKKFDQETVKGWKKALREVGELKGWDLEKIADGHEGKLIKLIVKEVWNELRKSPLTVSNNLVGINSHVEEMMKLLNIGSIDTQIVGIHGLGGIGKTTIARCVYNTIYHHFEGCSFIANARETFQQRGLVHLQSQLVMNILNIGNPNISSVDQGIDVIRRRLSNKKVLIVLDDVDGNIDLNAIIGNHDWFGFGSRIIITTRDKHILDVHAVDETYEPNEMNSNQSLQLFIKHAFKMDQPSEHYLKLSKEVVKTTGGLPLALEVIGSFLFHRGESAWKDTVKKLTKIPNDEVQKKLRISYDGLNYEEKEMFLDIACFFIGMNKNIVCYIWHGCDFFPEAGIEDLLLKSLVKIDENNELRMHDQLQDLGREIVRQENFKELGERSRLWSHEEALEVLSTQQGTRKVEGLRIVLNSWGNSQCLMSEGFAAMTKLRLLHVDYAKVAGNFVHSFSELRWLSWKRCPIEFTPTNPRKLAVLDLSYSDITESWMGWNHIKVAETLKVLNLSGCNELSQTPDFSANLHLEVLILEDCKQLATIDTSIGHLKKLVILNTKGCQSLTYLPTSICELSSLKTLDISHTRISQLPETLGRLEALTGLHADYSEVRLPNSIGHLRNLKTLSAQYCNIQQGGILDVIGRLSSLELLRLGGNRFHSLPATVSRLSLLQTLSLAPCTELQSLPELPSSLKSLDASSCALKSLPSLSNLTNLEVLCLNNCENLMEIPTAINALTRLESLSLIGCDNLQYIQHLPSGLTSLNADYCGNVREVSAFLDMRNLVKLCLSHCSRLAKIESLEGLDSLQQLNINYCGSLRKLPKLRGSKKLSYLEFGNVGLSEIEGLEGMYSLEKFIIKGCHLLIKIPNLSDSKLVVYIKIQYCRKLSEIESLEGLDSLEELSISSCPSLRKIKLPKKLRVLKINSCEELAEIEGLEDLESLTRFEFGICESIIRLPDLLHLKTLKHLHMRGLRNTMPLEIGCLEGLELLEELKISGGPLLKILPDISTLKNLKHMELKRCDCMESLSDLSNLNKLNQLWIEYCGKLTEIPRVDRLESLEVLRVVSCKSMESLPDLSNLKKLRQLHIKDCEKLTEIQGVGRLESLEELNVRGCISIETLPCLSKLKNLKTLSAVDCKKLTEVQGADELESLEELNVRGCVSIETLPCLSNLKKLKILSVANCKKLTEIQGVDGLESLDLLNIRGCISIETLPCKSKLTNLKILSAVDCKKLTEVQGADELESLEELNVRGCLSIETLPCLSKLKKLKILSVADCKKLTEIQGVDELESLELLNIRGCVSIETLPCLSKLKKLKILSAVGCKKLTEVQGVDKLESLEELNVSGCISIETIPCLSKLKNLKILSAVDCLKS, from the exons atgtATACGTTTCGGTTTGTTGGGGGATTTCTCATCCTtcttcttgtaaagaaactctTCGACAAAAGAACTGCTTCTTCTGCAAAGGGAAAGAAcgaagcatcatcatcatcatcatctgccACACAAGAGCAGGATTCCTCTTCTTTAGAGTTCCCCTCTTCTGGGTGGGGTTACGAGGTGTTCTTGAGCTTTAGAGGTGAAGACACTCGAACCAACTTCACAGACCACCTCTACAACGCTCTACTCAATCTTGGAATCCACACGTTCAGAGACAATGAAAAACTCCGAATTGGAGAAAAGATAAGTCCGGCACTTCGCGCTGCGATCCACCAGTCCAAAATTGCCATACCCATCTTCTCAGAAAACTATGCTTCCAGCAAATGGTGTCTTCATGAGCTTGCCGAGATCGTGGCGTGCAGGGAACTGAGGGGCGTACGACAAATAACTGTGATGCCCACTTTCTATCATGTAGATCCATCGGATGTTCGAAACCAGACTGGAAGCTATGAGAAGGCTTTTCGAAACTATGAGAAGAAATTCGATCAGGAGACTGTAAAGGGGTGGAAGAAAGCTCTGAGAGAAGTTGGTGAATTGAAAGGATGGGATCTGGAGAAGATTGCTGATGG GCATGAAGGGAAGTTAATAAAGTTAATTGTTAAAGAGGTTTGGAATGAATTGAGAAAGAGCCCCTTGACTGTTTCTAACAACTTGGTTGGAATCAATTCTCATGTAGAAGAAATGATGAAGTTGCTAAACATTGGCTCTATTGATACACAGATTGTGGGTATCCATGGCTTAGGTGGCATTGGTAAGACAACAATTGCCAGGTGTGTTTACAATACAATCTATCATCACTTTGAAGGATGTAGCTTTATAGCAAATGCTCGAGAAACTTTCCAACAAAGGGGACTTGTCCATTTGCAAAGTCAACTTGTCATGAATATCTTGAACATAGGGAATCCAAACATTTCTAGTGTTGATCAAGGAATTGATGTGATAAGGCGAAGATTATCTAATAAGAAAGTTCTTATTGTTCTTGATGATGTAGATGGAAATATTGATTTAAATGCAATAATCGGGAACCatgattggtttggttttggaagTAGGATTATTATTACAACCAGGGACAAGCATATCTTAGATGTTCATGCAGTAGATGAAACCTACGAGCCCAATGAAATGAATTCAAACCAATCTCTTCAACTTTTCATCAAACATGCCTTCAAAATGGACCAACCTTCAGAACATTATTTGAAGCTCTCAAAAGAAGTGGTGAAAACTACTGGAGGACTTCctttggcacttgaggttaTAGGTTCATTTTTATTTCACAGAGGAGAATCAGCATGGAAAGACACGGTGAAGAAGTTGACAAAAATTCCAAATGATGAAGTGCAAAAGAAGTTGAGAATAAGTTATGATGGATTAAATTATGAGGAGAAAGAGATGTTTCTTGATATTGCTTGTTTTTTCATTGGAATGAATAAGAATATTGTGTGTTACATATGGCATGGCTGTGATTTTTTCCCTGAAGCAGGAATTGAGGATCTTCTCCTAAAGTCATTGGTTAAGATCGATGAAAACAATGAGTTAAGGATGCATGATCAACTTCAAGATCTCGGAAGGGAAATTGTTCGTCAAGAAAACTTTAAGGAGCTTGGGGAACGTAGTAGGTTGTGGTCGCATGAGGAGGCATTGGAAGTATTGAGTACTCAA CAGGGAACTAGGAAAGTTGAAGGACTCCGTATTGTCTTAAACTCCTGGGGAAATAGCCAATGTTTGATGAGTGAAGGATTTGCTGCAATGACTAAACTAAGGTTACTTCATGTCGATTATGCCAAGGTTGCTGGAAACTTTGTGCATTCTTTTTCAGAACTTAGATGGCTTAGTTGGAAAAGATGCCCTATagaattcacaccaaccaatccaAGGAAATTGGCTGTTCTTGATCTGTCATATAGTGACATCACAGAAAGCTGGATGGGTTGGAACCATATCAAG GTGGCAGAAACTCTAAAAGTTCTAAACCTCAGTGGGTGTAATGAACTATCCCAAACTCCTGACTTTTCAGCAAATCTACATTTGGAGGTATTGATTCTTGAAGACTGTAAACAATTGGCTACAATTGACACATCTATCGGTCATCTTAAGAAGTTAGTCATATTGAACACGAAGGGTTGCCAGAGTCTAACGTATCTCCCAACCAGCATTTGTGAGTTGAGTTCTCTCAAAACACTTGACATTAGTCATACAAGAATCAGCCAGTTGCCAGAAACATTGGGCCGCTTGGAGGCCTTAACAGGGCTTCACGCTGACTATTCTGAAGTACGGCTGCCTAATTCAATAGGTCATCTGAGAAACCTCAAGACCTTAAGTGCTCAATATTGTAATATCCAGCAAGGAGGGATTCTTGATGTTATTGGGAGACTATCCTCATTGGAACTCTTGAGGTTAGGGGGAAACCGATTTCATAGCCTACCAGCAACAGTTTCTAGACTTTCTTTGCTCCAAACACTTTCTTTAGCGCCGTGTACGGAACTTCAATCACTCCCAGAGCTTCCTTCTAGTTTGAAATCTTTAGATGCTTCGAGTTGTGCATTGAAATCACTCCCAAGTCTGTCAAATCTGACAAATTTAGAGGTATTGTGCCTTAATAACTGTGAGAATCTGATGGAGATACCAACTGCAATCAATGCTCTTACAAGGCTGGAGTCACTCAGTTTAATAGGATGCGATAATCTTCAATACATCCAACATCTTCCCTCAGGTCTGACAAGCTTAAATGCTGATTACTGTGGAAATGTGAGAGAAGTATCCGCTTTCTTGGACATGAGAAATTTAGTGAAATTATGTCTTAGTCATTGCTCTAGGCTAGCAAAAATTGAAAGCCTTGAGGGATTAGATTCCCTGCAGCAGTTGAACATAAATTACTGTGGATCATTGAGAAAATTGCCAAAACTTCGGGGTTCGAAAAAATTGAGCTACTTAGAGTTTGGGAATGTAGGCTTATCTGAGATTGAAGGCCTTGAGGGAATGTACTCCCTGGAAAAGTTTATTATCAAGGGGTGccatttattaataaaaattccaaatttGTCAGACTCAAAACTTGTTGTGTACATAAAAATCCAATATTGTCGGAAGTTATCTGAGATTGAGAGCCTTGAGGGATTGGACTCCCTGGAGGAACTGTCTATATCATCTTGCCCATCATTGAGAAAGATAAAACTTCCCAAAAAACTGAGGGTATTAAAAATTAATTCATGTGAGGAGTTAGCTGAGATTGAGGGTCTTGAAGATTTGGAATCTTTGACAAGATTTGAGTTCGGTATCTGTGAATCAATCATAAGATTACCAGACTTATTGCACTTGAAGACGTTGAAGCATTTACATATGCGTGGCCTCAGAAACACAATGCCACTAGAGATTGGTTGCCTTGAGGGATTGGAGTTATTGGAAGAATTAAAAATTAGTGGAGGCCCATTATTGAAAATATTACCGGATATCTCAACCTTGAAGAACCTGAAACATATGGAACTTAAAAGGTGTGATTGCATGGAAAGCTTATCTGATCTATCAAACTTAAACAAGTTAAACCAACTATGGATTGAGTATTGTGGGAAATTAACCGAGATCCCAAGGGTTGACAGATTGGAGTCCTTGGAAGTATTACGAGTGGTTAGTTGCAAATCAATGGAATCATTACCAGATTTGTCCAACTTAAAAAAACTACGGCAATTACACATCAAAGATTGTGAGAAGTTAACTGAGATTCAGGGAGTTGGTAGGTTGGAATCATTAGAAGAGTTGAATGTTCGTGGGTGCATTTCTATTGAAACATTACCATGTCTATCAAagttgaagaacttgaagactCTATCAGCTGTCGACTGCAAGAAGTTAACCGAGGTCCAAGGTGCAGACGAATTGGAATCCTTAGAGGAGTTGAATGTTCGTGGGTGCGTTTCTATTGAAACATTACCATGTCTGTCAAACTTAAAGAAGTTGAAGATTCTATCAGTTGCCAACTGCAAGAAGTTAACCGAGATTCAAGGTGTGGATGGATTGGAATCCTTAGACTTGTTGAATATTCGTGGGTGCATTTCTATTGAAACATTACCTTGTAAATCAAAGTTAACGAATTTGAAGATTCTATCAGCTGTCGACTGCAAGAAGTTAACCGAGGTCCAAG GTGCGGACGAATTGGAATCCTTAGAGGAGTTGAATGTTCGTGGGTGCCTTTCTATTGAAACATTACCATGTTTGTCAAAGTTAAAGAAGTTGAAGATTCTATCAGTTGCTGACTGCAAGAAGTTAACCGAGATCCAAGGTGTGGACGAATTGGAATCCCTAGAGTTGTTGAATATTCGTGGGTGTGTTTCTATTGAAACATTACCATGTCTATCAAAGTTAAAGAAGTTAAAGATTTTATCAGCTGTCGGCTGCAAGAAGTTAACCGAGGTCCAAGGTGTGGACAAATTGGAATCCTTAGAGGAGTTGAATGTTAGTGGGTGCATTTCTATTGAAACAATACCATGTCTGTCAaaattgaagaacttgaagattCTATCAGCTGTCGACTGCTTGAAGTCATGA